In Pseudomonas putida, a genomic segment contains:
- the cls gene encoding cardiolipin synthase, translating into MDYHSPYFFGYVLGLIHLLGIIAALHALFTVRTAQGAIAWAMSLFFIPYFTLIPYLVFGARSFYAYIQARRQANQEMHVAMANLNWRPWVEEALTARESASYAALRAMPKLGRMPCLANNRVKLLIDGEATFDAIFSAIADAREVVLVQFFIIHDDALGKSLQQLLLRKAAEGVKVYVLYDRVGSHALPARYSQTLREGGVQIHAFATRRGWFNRFQVNFRNHRKIVVVDGLVGFLGGLNVGDEYLGGNPHLSPWRDTHVEVSGPVLACLQESFAEDWYWAARELPPLILPDSYPDDGVLCQALASGPADPQETCSLFFLEAIHSATQRVWITSPYFIPDEAIFAALRLAVLRGVDVRVLIPSRPDHKIVYAASSLFAFEAVRAGVRMFRYQPGFMHQKVVLVDDEVSAIGSANLDNRSFRLNFEMTLLTVDRTFADQVETMLLHDFELAREITAEDSQDTHRIQQLGMRIARLISPIL; encoded by the coding sequence ATGGATTATCACAGCCCGTATTTCTTCGGTTACGTACTCGGCCTTATTCATCTGCTGGGTATCATCGCCGCCCTGCACGCGTTGTTCACCGTGCGCACCGCCCAGGGTGCCATCGCCTGGGCGATGTCGCTGTTCTTCATACCTTACTTCACGCTCATTCCCTACCTGGTTTTCGGCGCCCGTTCGTTTTATGCCTACATCCAGGCCAGGCGCCAGGCCAACCAGGAAATGCACGTGGCCATGGCCAACCTCAACTGGCGGCCGTGGGTCGAGGAAGCGCTCACCGCCCGCGAGTCCGCCAGCTACGCAGCCCTGCGTGCGATGCCGAAACTGGGGCGGATGCCATGCCTGGCCAACAACCGGGTCAAGCTGCTGATCGATGGCGAGGCCACCTTCGACGCCATTTTCAGCGCCATCGCCGATGCGCGTGAAGTGGTGCTGGTGCAGTTTTTCATCATCCACGACGATGCCCTGGGCAAGTCGCTGCAGCAGCTGTTGCTGCGCAAGGCGGCCGAGGGCGTGAAGGTGTACGTGTTGTATGACCGGGTCGGCAGCCATGCCCTGCCAGCACGCTACAGCCAGACGCTACGTGAGGGGGGTGTACAGATCCATGCGTTCGCCACCCGACGCGGCTGGTTCAACCGCTTCCAGGTCAACTTCCGCAATCACCGCAAGATCGTCGTGGTCGATGGTCTGGTCGGCTTTCTGGGTGGGTTGAACGTGGGCGACGAATACCTCGGTGGCAACCCGCACCTGTCACCCTGGCGCGATACTCACGTCGAGGTCAGCGGTCCGGTACTGGCCTGCCTGCAGGAATCATTCGCCGAGGACTGGTACTGGGCGGCGCGGGAGCTGCCGCCGTTGATCCTGCCTGATAGCTACCCCGACGACGGCGTGCTGTGCCAGGCACTGGCCAGCGGGCCGGCCGACCCGCAGGAAACCTGTTCGCTGTTCTTCCTCGAGGCCATCCATTCCGCGACCCAACGGGTGTGGATCACCAGCCCCTACTTCATCCCCGACGAGGCGATCTTCGCCGCCCTGCGCCTGGCGGTGCTGCGCGGGGTCGATGTACGGGTGCTGATCCCGTCCCGGCCGGACCACAAGATCGTCTATGCGGCATCCAGCCTGTTCGCCTTCGAAGCGGTGCGCGCGGGTGTGCGCATGTTCCGTTACCAACCCGGGTTCATGCACCAGAAGGTGGTGTTGGTAGATGACGAGGTGAGCGCCATCGGCAGTGCCAACCTGGACAACCGCTCGTTCCGGCTCAACTTCGAGATGACCTTGCTCACCGTCGACCGGACGTTCGCCGACCAGGTGGAGACGATGCTGCTTCATGACTTCGAGCTGGCGAGGGAGATTACCGCCGAGGACAGCCAGGACACCCATCGGATCCAGCAGTTGGGGATGCGCATTGCGCGATTGATTTCGCCGATTCTCTAA
- the folE2 gene encoding GTP cyclohydrolase FolE2 encodes MTSLTLPDIAIQSQAQATPLDWVGMCGIALPIQIDGCSVLAKADAGVSLVDGKSRGIHMSRLYLALESIEQQPLTSLSLRHLLADFLATHEGLSDSAYVRLTFDFPLKRPALVSPLAGWKGYAVTLDARIENEMFHVELSVDVPYSSTCPCSAALARQLIQQQFEADFTGKNLDRDKVLDWLGSSQGIVATPHSQRSQARVQVRLRNHQTQLPLTDLIDEIEGSLGTAVQTAVKRADEQAFALANGQNLMFCEDAARRVHNALRQQTWVTGFTVRVEHAESLHAHDAVAVSRWQW; translated from the coding sequence ATGACCAGCCTCACGCTTCCCGACATCGCCATCCAGTCACAAGCCCAAGCCACCCCTCTGGATTGGGTCGGCATGTGCGGCATCGCGCTACCCATCCAGATCGACGGGTGTAGCGTGCTGGCCAAGGCCGACGCTGGCGTCAGCCTGGTGGATGGCAAATCGCGTGGCATTCATATGTCGCGGCTCTATCTCGCGCTCGAATCCATCGAGCAACAGCCGCTCACCTCGCTGAGCCTTCGCCACCTGCTGGCTGACTTCCTCGCTACTCATGAGGGGCTTTCCGACTCGGCCTATGTGCGCCTGACATTCGATTTCCCCCTGAAAAGACCTGCACTCGTCAGTCCGCTGGCAGGCTGGAAAGGTTACGCCGTCACATTAGATGCGAGGATCGAAAATGAAATGTTCCACGTGGAACTATCGGTCGACGTTCCCTATTCATCCACTTGCCCATGCTCGGCGGCTCTCGCCAGACAACTGATCCAGCAACAGTTCGAAGCCGATTTCACCGGAAAAAATCTGGACCGCGACAAGGTGCTGGATTGGCTGGGCAGCAGCCAAGGCATCGTGGCAACGCCGCATAGCCAGCGCAGCCAGGCCAGGGTTCAGGTACGACTACGCAACCATCAGACCCAACTGCCGCTCACTGATTTGATCGATGAGATCGAGGGCAGCCTGGGCACGGCGGTACAGACCGCCGTGAAGCGCGCCGACGAGCAGGCCTTCGCCTTGGCCAATGGACAGAACCTGATGTTTTGCGAAGATGCGGCAAGACGGGTACACAATGCCCTGCGCCAGCAAACCTGGGTAACGGGGTTCACCGTGCGTGTGGAACATGCAGAGAGCCTGCATGCCCACGACGCGGTTGCGGTCAGCCGCTGGCAGTGGTGA
- a CDS encoding MFS transporter → MSLPSHPAPKGTSKAGMVFRVTSGNFLEQFDFFLFGFYATHIAAAFFPASNEFASLMMTFAAFGAGFLMRPLGAVILGAYIDDVGRRKGLIVTLGIMASGTLLIVLVPGYTSIGLWAPALVLLGRLLQGFSAGAELGGVSVYLAEMATPGHKGFYASWQSASQQVAIVVAAALGFGLNQWLSAGEIAEWGWRVPFGVGCLIIPMIFILRRNLQETEEFTARKHRPSMKAVLATLFANARVVVLGMLMVAMTTTAFYMITVYAPTFGKTVLQLSTSEALIVTLLVGVSNFFWLPIGGALSDRFGRKPLLSAMSLLTVLSAYPALSFLAQAPTFGHMLEVLLWFSFLYGLYNGAMIPALTEIMPVEVRVAGFSLAYSLATAIFGGFTPAISTWMIHATGDKAAPAYWLMFAALCAFVATWMLYRRLGNRAPVAA, encoded by the coding sequence ATGAGTCTGCCGTCACATCCGGCGCCCAAGGGCACGTCAAAAGCCGGTATGGTCTTCCGGGTCACGTCCGGAAACTTCCTCGAACAGTTCGACTTCTTCCTGTTCGGCTTCTACGCCACCCACATCGCGGCCGCGTTCTTCCCGGCCTCCAACGAATTCGCCTCGCTGATGATGACCTTCGCCGCCTTCGGCGCAGGGTTCCTCATGCGCCCGCTCGGCGCGGTCATCCTGGGCGCCTATATCGATGATGTCGGCCGCCGCAAAGGGCTCATCGTCACCCTCGGCATCATGGCCAGCGGCACCCTGCTGATCGTGCTGGTGCCTGGCTACACCAGTATCGGGCTATGGGCGCCGGCGTTGGTGCTGCTCGGGCGCCTGCTCCAAGGGTTCTCGGCGGGTGCCGAGCTCGGTGGCGTGTCGGTGTACCTGGCAGAAATGGCCACGCCCGGGCACAAGGGCTTCTACGCCAGCTGGCAGTCGGCCAGCCAGCAGGTCGCGATCGTCGTCGCCGCCGCCCTGGGCTTCGGCCTCAATCAGTGGCTGTCGGCCGGCGAGATCGCCGAGTGGGGCTGGCGCGTGCCATTTGGCGTGGGCTGCCTGATCATCCCGATGATCTTCATCTTGCGCCGCAACCTGCAGGAGACCGAAGAGTTCACCGCCCGCAAGCATCGGCCGAGCATGAAGGCCGTGCTCGCCACGCTGTTCGCCAATGCCCGCGTGGTCGTGCTGGGCATGCTGATGGTGGCCATGACCACTACCGCCTTCTACATGATCACCGTGTATGCCCCGACCTTCGGTAAGACCGTGCTGCAGTTGAGCACCAGCGAAGCGCTGATCGTGACCCTGCTGGTAGGGGTGTCCAACTTCTTCTGGTTGCCCATCGGCGGCGCCTTGAGCGATCGTTTCGGGCGTAAGCCGCTGCTCAGCGCCATGTCGCTGCTGACCGTGCTCAGCGCGTATCCGGCGCTGTCGTTCCTGGCCCAGGCGCCGACCTTCGGCCACATGCTCGAAGTCCTGCTGTGGTTCTCGTTCCTGTATGGCCTGTACAACGGCGCGATGATCCCGGCGCTGACCGAAATCATGCCGGTTGAAGTGCGGGTAGCGGGCTTCTCGTTGGCCTACAGCCTGGCGACCGCGATTTTCGGTGGCTTCACCCCGGCCATTTCCACCTGGATGATCCACGCCACCGGCGACAAGGCTGCGCCGGCCTATTGGCTGATGTTCGCCGCGCTCTGTGCATTCGTCGCCACCTGGATGCTCTATCGCCGGCTGGGCAACCGCGCACCGGTGGCAGCATGA
- a CDS encoding substrate-binding domain-containing protein — protein MSRPMKALLAAALVASCGLAQAAELTVMTSGGFTAAYQQLGPQYAKRSGDTLVTVLGPSMGKAPEAIPNRLARGEHADVVIMVGYALDELIRQGKVDPASRVELADSRIGMVVRAGQPKPAIGTAAELKQTLLAAKSVAYSDSASGVYIEKQLYKKLGIADQLVGKSTMVERIPVASQVAKGTYEVGFQQVAELLPVPGVTYVGKIPESLQSVTRFAAGIPKAAEHPAEARQLLDYLASPAVQPAVQATGLDSVAR, from the coding sequence ATGAGCCGCCCGATGAAAGCGCTGCTGGCCGCTGCCCTGGTCGCCAGTTGCGGTCTCGCCCAGGCTGCGGAACTGACCGTGATGACCTCGGGCGGCTTTACCGCCGCCTACCAGCAACTCGGCCCCCAGTACGCCAAGCGCAGCGGCGACACGCTGGTCACCGTGCTGGGACCCTCCATGGGCAAGGCGCCCGAGGCGATCCCGAACCGGCTGGCGCGTGGCGAGCATGCCGACGTGGTGATCATGGTCGGCTATGCCTTGGACGAGTTGATTCGCCAAGGCAAGGTCGACCCGGCCTCACGTGTGGAGCTGGCCGATTCGCGCATCGGCATGGTGGTCAGGGCAGGGCAGCCCAAGCCCGCGATCGGCACCGCCGCCGAACTGAAGCAGACCTTGCTGGCGGCCAAGTCGGTGGCCTACTCGGACAGCGCCAGCGGCGTGTACATCGAGAAGCAGCTGTACAAGAAGCTGGGCATCGCCGACCAGCTTGTCGGCAAGAGCACGATGGTGGAGCGCATCCCCGTGGCCTCGCAAGTCGCCAAGGGCACCTATGAAGTGGGCTTCCAACAAGTCGCAGAATTGCTCCCGGTGCCTGGCGTGACCTACGTGGGCAAGATACCGGAGAGCCTGCAATCGGTGACGCGCTTCGCTGCGGGTATTCCCAAGGCGGCCGAGCACCCGGCCGAGGCCCGGCAGTTGCTAGACTACCTGGCGTCGCCCGCGGTGCAGCCGGCGGTGCAGGCCACAGGCCTGGACTCAGTCGCCCGCTAG
- a CDS encoding ImmA/IrrE family metallo-endopeptidase, whose product MTDIQSIYSALHSYGLSKRNLASLMPEWWSAEIEATPGAAQRAKIYLAKALSLQIRAFSENPPRVAFDLPNEKRFKLSAKTSEDDVAVAVALAKSGSRIALNAMDGKYSPLPASAAQIRARILGGGAQWVGLKQILDLCWESGIPVLHLASPLLGRKKMDGIAMSIKGRPSIVLSNVRKQGFLLFHLAHELGHIALGHLSENGAIVDDEIKKHESEEGRNYQEIEADRFAIELLTGNADTRLTLPRLMQARPLADTAIRFGRERQIDPTHAVLNVAHNAPKLFPLCVSAVKEISGQTTDQDVVRERALGNLADGLDPDSEHLLRNLIA is encoded by the coding sequence ATGACTGACATTCAGAGCATCTATTCCGCCCTCCACAGCTACGGCCTGTCCAAGAGAAATCTGGCGAGTCTTATGCCTGAGTGGTGGTCGGCTGAAATTGAGGCGACTCCCGGGGCTGCCCAGCGAGCTAAGATCTATCTAGCTAAGGCATTGAGCCTCCAGATCAGAGCATTCAGCGAGAATCCCCCTCGGGTGGCGTTCGATTTGCCAAACGAAAAGCGCTTCAAGCTCTCTGCGAAGACTTCAGAGGACGATGTTGCTGTAGCAGTTGCATTAGCTAAGAGTGGTTCCCGTATCGCCCTCAATGCAATGGATGGCAAGTATTCGCCGCTCCCAGCGAGCGCTGCGCAGATTCGTGCTCGGATTCTCGGCGGCGGCGCTCAGTGGGTCGGGCTAAAGCAGATTTTAGATCTGTGCTGGGAGAGTGGAATCCCGGTTCTCCACCTTGCCTCTCCGTTGCTGGGTCGCAAGAAAATGGATGGCATCGCCATGTCGATCAAAGGTCGGCCTTCTATTGTGCTGTCGAACGTTCGCAAGCAGGGATTTCTGTTGTTCCACCTTGCTCATGAATTGGGTCATATCGCATTGGGGCACCTTTCAGAGAACGGTGCAATCGTTGACGATGAGATCAAGAAGCATGAGTCCGAGGAAGGGCGGAACTACCAAGAAATCGAAGCCGACCGATTTGCTATCGAGTTGTTGACAGGGAATGCGGATACACGATTGACACTACCTCGGCTTATGCAGGCCCGCCCGCTTGCTGATACTGCCATCCGTTTCGGAAGGGAGCGTCAAATTGACCCGACTCATGCTGTATTGAACGTTGCCCACAACGCTCCCAAGCTTTTTCCACTCTGTGTGAGCGCAGTGAAAGAAATATCGGGGCAGACCACCGACCAAGATGTGGTACGTGAGCGTGCGCTCGGCAATTTGGCTGATGGACTTGATCCTGACAGCGAGCACCTGCTTCGGAACCTTATCGCATAG
- a CDS encoding DUF3077 domain-containing protein: MTKDAVTPGETRFYQGEGQTQPLFRIEPGIHCQFAREQASELMGYARDMTLDGLMERNHTLIWASYYLNALAKALLDDAEIGMMQARTR; this comes from the coding sequence ATGACCAAAGACGCCGTAACACCGGGCGAAACCCGTTTCTACCAAGGCGAAGGCCAAACCCAACCGCTGTTTCGTATCGAACCGGGCATCCACTGCCAGTTCGCCCGCGAACAAGCCTCGGAATTGATGGGCTACGCGCGGGACATGACCCTGGACGGCCTGATGGAGCGAAACCACACGCTGATCTGGGCCTCGTACTACCTCAATGCCCTGGCCAAGGCACTGCTCGACGATGCCGAGATCGGGATGATGCAAGCCAGGACCCGTTAA
- the glmS gene encoding glutamine--fructose-6-phosphate transaminase (isomerizing): protein MCGIVGAVAERNITAILIEGLKRLEYRGYDSAGLAVYTQQGELQRLRRIGKVAELEAANTANPLVGQLGIAHTRWATHGAPTEGNAHPHFSGNEVAVVHNGIIENHEELREELKGLGYVFASQTDTEVIVHLIHHTLKSIPDLASALKAAIKRLHGAYGLALISVKQPDRLVAARSGSPLVIGLGHGENFLASDQLALRQVTDRFMYLEEGDIAEIRRDQVTIWDQAGAQVQREVVQYHEGAEAADKGAYRHFMLKEIHEQPAVVQRTLEGRLGKDHVLVQAFGPQAAELFANVRNVQIVACGTSYHAGMVARYWLESLAGIPCQVEVASEFRYRKVVVQPDTLFVSISQSGETADTLAALRNAKELGFLGSLAICNVGISSLVRESDLTLLTLAGPEIGVASTKAFTTQLVSLMLLTLALGQVRGTLEAGVEAELVEELRRLPTRLGEALAMDSTVEKTAELFADKHHTLFLGRGAQYPVAMEGALKLKEISYIHAEAYPAGELKHGPLALVDSDMPVVTVAPNNELLEKLKSNLQEVRARGGELVVFADEHAGMTNGEGTHVIKVPHIIDALAPILYTIPLQLLSYYVAVLKGTDVDQPRNLAKSVTVE, encoded by the coding sequence ATGTGTGGAATCGTCGGTGCAGTAGCCGAGCGCAACATCACAGCCATCCTGATCGAAGGCCTCAAGCGCCTGGAGTACCGCGGGTATGACAGCGCCGGCCTGGCCGTCTATACCCAACAAGGCGAACTCCAGCGCCTGCGCCGCATCGGCAAGGTCGCCGAGCTGGAAGCGGCCAATACCGCCAACCCGCTGGTCGGCCAGCTGGGCATCGCCCACACCCGCTGGGCCACCCACGGCGCGCCGACCGAAGGCAATGCCCACCCGCATTTCTCCGGCAACGAAGTCGCCGTGGTGCACAACGGCATCATCGAGAACCACGAAGAACTGCGTGAAGAGCTCAAGGGCCTGGGCTACGTGTTTGCCTCGCAGACCGATACCGAGGTGATCGTCCACCTGATCCACCACACCCTCAAGAGCATTCCGGATCTGGCCAGCGCGCTCAAGGCGGCGATCAAGCGCCTGCACGGTGCCTACGGCCTGGCGCTGATCAGCGTGAAACAACCCGACCGCCTGGTCGCAGCCCGCAGCGGCAGCCCGCTGGTGATCGGCCTGGGCCATGGCGAGAACTTCCTGGCTTCCGACCAATTGGCCCTGCGCCAGGTCACCGACCGCTTCATGTACCTGGAGGAGGGCGACATCGCCGAGATCCGCCGCGACCAGGTGACCATCTGGGACCAGGCTGGTGCCCAGGTACAGCGTGAAGTGGTGCAATACCACGAAGGCGCCGAGGCCGCCGACAAAGGTGCCTATCGTCACTTCATGCTCAAGGAGATCCACGAGCAGCCCGCCGTGGTGCAGCGCACCCTGGAAGGCCGTCTGGGCAAGGATCACGTCTTGGTGCAGGCATTCGGCCCGCAGGCGGCCGAGCTGTTCGCCAACGTGCGCAATGTGCAGATCGTCGCTTGCGGCACCAGTTACCACGCCGGCATGGTCGCCCGTTACTGGCTGGAGAGCCTGGCCGGTATTCCGTGCCAGGTCGAAGTCGCCAGCGAGTTCCGCTACCGCAAGGTGGTGGTGCAGCCCGACACCCTGTTCGTTTCGATTTCCCAGTCCGGCGAAACCGCCGACACCCTGGCCGCCTTGCGCAACGCCAAGGAGCTGGGCTTCCTCGGCAGCCTGGCGATCTGCAACGTCGGCATCAGCTCGCTGGTACGTGAGTCCGACCTGACCCTGCTGACCCTGGCTGGCCCGGAAATCGGCGTAGCCTCGACCAAGGCCTTCACCACCCAGCTGGTGTCGCTGATGCTGCTAACCCTGGCCTTGGGCCAGGTGCGCGGTACCCTCGAGGCTGGCGTGGAAGCCGAGTTGGTCGAAGAGCTGCGTCGCCTGCCGACCCGCCTGGGCGAAGCCCTGGCCATGGACAGCACCGTGGAGAAAACCGCCGAGCTGTTCGCCGACAAGCACCACACCTTGTTCCTCGGTCGCGGCGCCCAGTATCCGGTGGCGATGGAAGGCGCGCTGAAGCTCAAGGAGATCTCCTACATCCACGCCGAAGCCTACCCGGCCGGCGAGCTCAAGCATGGCCCGCTGGCGCTGGTGGACAGCGACATGCCGGTGGTGACCGTGGCGCCGAACAACGAACTGCTGGAGAAGCTCAAGTCGAACCTGCAGGAAGTGCGCGCGCGAGGTGGTGAGCTGGTGGTGTTCGCCGATGAACATGCGGGCATGACCAATGGCGAGGGCACCCATGTGATCAAGGTGCCGCACATCATCGATGCGCTGGCGCCGATCCTGTACACCATTCCGTTGCAGTTGCTGTCGTACTACGTGGCGGTGCTCAAGGGCACGGATGTGGATCAGCCGCGTAATCTGGCGAAGTCGGTGACGGTGGAGTGA
- a CDS encoding LysR family transcriptional regulator produces the protein MSINFDLNDLKAFRAVVEQGSFRRAADTIRITQSALSRRIEKLESALGVKLLERTTRKVSLTNVGRAFLPQVERLLDDLDLALLSVGDGGALRTGTLTIACVPSAAYYFMPHAIRAFHGQYPKVRINLYDASANEVSAAVASGEADFGLSFTGNLAPEIEFSTLLEERYVIACRQDHPLAQREVVSWAEAYQHDYITLGKSSGNRLVLDRALAGMPVPKESVCEARHVTTLLGLIEAGLGIAAVPSIALPLTPHPVLASVALVEPEVTRKMGLIKRRGRTLTPAALEMVRLIRELPGVLAGD, from the coding sequence GTGAGCATCAATTTCGACCTGAACGACCTGAAAGCCTTCCGCGCCGTTGTCGAGCAAGGCAGCTTTCGCCGCGCCGCCGACACCATCCGTATCACCCAGTCGGCCCTGAGCCGGCGCATCGAGAAGCTCGAGTCGGCACTGGGGGTGAAACTGCTGGAGCGCACCACGCGCAAGGTTTCGCTGACCAATGTCGGGCGCGCCTTCCTGCCCCAGGTCGAACGCCTGCTCGACGACCTCGACCTGGCCCTGCTCAGCGTCGGCGACGGTGGCGCGCTGCGGACCGGCACCCTGACCATCGCCTGCGTCCCATCAGCCGCTTACTACTTCATGCCCCACGCCATCCGCGCTTTTCATGGGCAATACCCGAAAGTGCGGATCAACCTGTATGACGCTTCCGCAAACGAGGTAAGTGCCGCGGTAGCCTCGGGCGAAGCGGACTTCGGCCTGAGCTTCACCGGCAACCTGGCTCCGGAGATCGAATTCAGTACCCTGCTCGAGGAACGCTACGTCATCGCCTGCAGGCAGGATCACCCACTGGCGCAGCGCGAGGTCGTGAGCTGGGCAGAAGCCTACCAGCATGACTACATCACCCTGGGCAAATCATCGGGCAATCGCCTGGTGCTGGACCGGGCCCTGGCCGGTATGCCGGTGCCCAAGGAAAGCGTGTGCGAGGCCAGGCACGTGACCACCTTGCTGGGCCTGATCGAAGCGGGACTGGGCATTGCCGCAGTCCCTTCGATCGCCCTGCCGCTGACGCCCCACCCGGTGCTCGCCAGCGTTGCGCTGGTCGAGCCGGAGGTCACCCGCAAGATGGGGCTGATCAAGCGCCGCGGCCGCACGCTGACACCGGCGGCGCTGGAAATGGTGCGGCTGATCCGCGAGCTGCCCGGCGTGCTAGCGGGCGACTGA
- a CDS encoding DUF3617 domain-containing protein, with translation MKNRLPVLASLLALPLGLSSALVQAQMLQPGLWELTTSNMQVDGKPLPDMEFMLGQLKNLPPEQRAMLEGTLAKQGVTVGGKGVRSCLTPEQVATNDIPLQDPQSGCTQKITDRTGNVWKFQFSCPKAQGSGQATFLSDKEFTTQVSGTFNASGVQQQGSMNTRAVWLGNDCGTVKPRT, from the coding sequence ATGAAGAATCGTCTGCCCGTGTTGGCATCACTGTTGGCTTTGCCCCTTGGCCTGAGCAGCGCGTTGGTGCAAGCGCAGATGTTGCAACCTGGCTTGTGGGAGCTGACTACCAGCAACATGCAGGTCGATGGAAAGCCATTACCGGACATGGAGTTCATGCTCGGGCAGTTGAAAAATCTGCCGCCCGAGCAACGCGCGATGCTGGAGGGGACCCTGGCCAAGCAGGGTGTCACCGTCGGCGGCAAGGGCGTGCGCTCGTGCCTCACGCCTGAGCAGGTCGCGACCAATGACATCCCGCTCCAAGACCCGCAGTCGGGCTGCACCCAGAAGATCACCGACCGCACGGGCAATGTCTGGAAGTTTCAGTTCAGCTGCCCCAAGGCACAGGGCAGTGGGCAGGCCACTTTCCTCAGCGACAAGGAGTTCACCACTCAGGTCAGCGGCACGTTCAATGCCTCGGGCGTTCAGCAGCAGGGCAGCATGAATACCCGTGCCGTGTGGTTGGGCAATGACTGTGGCACGGTCAAGCCACGAACCTGA
- the cfaB gene encoding C17 cyclopropane fatty acid synthase CfaB, protein MLAQLPPALQSLHLPLRLKLWDGNHFDLGPSPQVTILIKEPQLITQLTHPSMDELGTAFVEGKIELEGDIGEAIRVCDELSEALLSDEDEVLPTRQSHDKDTDAEAISYHYDVSNEFYQLWLDQDMAYSCAYFREPDNTLDQAQQDKFDHLCRKLRLQAGDYLLDVGCGWGGLSRFAAREYGAQVFGITLSKEQLKLGRQRVQDEGLADKVDLQILDYRDLPQDGRFDKVVSVGMFEHVGHANLALYCQKLFGAVREGGLVMNHGITAKHVDGRPVGRGAGEFIDRYVFPHGELPHLSMISASICEAGLEVVDVESLRLHYAKTLHHWSENLENQLHRAAALVPEKTLRIWRLYLAGCAYAFEKGWINLHQILAVKPFADGHHDLPWTREDLYR, encoded by the coding sequence ATGCTTGCGCAACTTCCACCTGCACTGCAGAGCCTGCATCTGCCGCTACGTCTGAAATTGTGGGACGGTAACCATTTCGACCTCGGGCCGAGCCCGCAGGTGACCATCCTGATCAAGGAGCCTCAGCTGATTACCCAGCTGACCCATCCCAGCATGGATGAACTGGGTACCGCCTTCGTCGAAGGCAAGATCGAGCTGGAAGGTGATATCGGCGAAGCCATTCGGGTGTGCGACGAGCTGAGCGAAGCCTTGTTGAGCGACGAGGACGAGGTGCTCCCCACACGTCAGTCGCACGACAAGGACACCGATGCCGAGGCCATCTCGTACCACTACGACGTTTCCAATGAGTTCTACCAGCTCTGGCTCGACCAGGACATGGCCTATTCCTGCGCCTATTTCCGTGAGCCGGACAATACCCTGGATCAGGCCCAGCAGGACAAGTTCGATCACCTGTGCCGCAAGCTGCGTCTGCAGGCCGGCGACTACCTGCTGGATGTCGGCTGTGGCTGGGGTGGGTTGTCGCGCTTCGCTGCCCGCGAATACGGCGCCCAGGTGTTCGGTATCACCCTGAGCAAGGAGCAACTGAAGCTTGGCCGCCAACGGGTGCAGGACGAAGGGCTGGCCGACAAGGTCGACCTGCAAATTCTCGACTACCGCGACCTGCCGCAGGATGGCCGTTTCGACAAGGTGGTCAGTGTCGGCATGTTCGAGCACGTCGGCCATGCCAACCTGGCGCTGTACTGCCAGAAGCTGTTCGGCGCCGTGCGCGAAGGTGGACTGGTGATGAACCACGGCATCACCGCCAAGCACGTCGATGGCCGGCCAGTAGGGCGGGGTGCCGGTGAGTTCATCGATCGCTACGTGTTCCCCCACGGCGAGCTCCCGCACCTGTCGATGATCAGCGCGAGCATCTGTGAAGCCGGGCTGGAAGTGGTGGACGTCGAGAGTCTGCGCCTGCACTACGCCAAGACCCTCCACCACTGGAGCGAGAATCTCGAGAACCAGCTACACCGTGCCGCCGCGCTGGTGCCAGAGAAGACCCTACGGATCTGGCGCCTGTACCTGGCCGGGTGCGCCTATGCCTTCGAGAAGGGCTGGATCAACCTGCACCAGATCCTGGCTGTGAAGCCTTTCGCCGATGGGCACCACGATCTGCCCTGGACCCGCGAAGACCTCTACCGCTGA